A window of Pantoea agglomerans contains these coding sequences:
- a CDS encoding EpsG family protein — translation MAPYWYISGFLLLISIVEILLKKDERTTHILTYLLCIAAATLVVFGGIRGLGTGMDDYQYRSFFADFINRIQVNGFANTVAFFRYEPLIFGLAWLTSLVSHNADVFLFIFCLLAVAVNAVFFKKMSPYPILALALYSAHIFINKDMNQIRFGLSSALFLGVIWYIYLKRYWMALAFTLLSFFSHNTAVMVVTIVPFLFIRDSRWWPVAIILLSIPASKVGGTSFISLISAHLGSLGERAEGYSNETSNTGEGSIFSVSNLKNIMLVFIFVYFLLSNEIKKYNYQQYRLNYLLVLTFAIGGGIRIFFYNYSSGARLSNYLLQVEPIILASLVYQVRPILKPAMFAMFAFFLVYYLYYNTISLKQAVVGYEVAQGFRLFH, via the coding sequence ATGGCTCCATATTGGTATATATCAGGGTTTCTGCTGCTGATTTCGATCGTAGAAATCCTGCTGAAAAAAGACGAACGCACCACGCACATCCTGACTTATCTGCTTTGCATCGCCGCTGCGACGCTGGTGGTGTTTGGCGGTATCCGCGGCCTCGGCACCGGCATGGATGATTATCAGTACCGCAGCTTTTTCGCCGACTTTATCAACCGCATTCAGGTTAACGGCTTCGCCAACACAGTGGCCTTTTTCCGCTATGAACCGCTGATTTTTGGCCTGGCCTGGCTCACCAGCCTGGTGTCACACAACGCCGACGTTTTCCTGTTTATCTTCTGCCTGCTGGCGGTAGCGGTTAACGCCGTCTTCTTTAAAAAGATGTCGCCTTATCCCATTCTGGCGCTGGCGCTCTATTCGGCGCATATCTTTATTAACAAAGATATGAACCAGATCCGCTTCGGCCTCAGTTCGGCGCTGTTTCTCGGCGTGATCTGGTATATCTATCTGAAGCGTTACTGGATGGCGCTCGCCTTTACCCTGCTGTCGTTTTTCAGCCACAACACCGCGGTAATGGTGGTGACCATTGTGCCGTTCCTGTTTATCCGCGACTCGCGCTGGTGGCCGGTGGCGATTATCCTGCTGAGTATCCCCGCCTCAAAAGTTGGCGGCACCAGCTTTATCTCGCTGATTTCGGCACACCTGGGATCGCTGGGGGAGAGGGCGGAAGGCTACAGCAACGAGACCTCCAATACCGGTGAAGGCAGTATCTTCTCGGTATCGAACCTGAAAAACATCATGCTGGTGTTTATCTTCGTCTACTTCCTGCTGAGTAACGAGATTAAAAAGTATAACTACCAGCAGTATCGCCTTAACTACCTGCTGGTGCTGACCTTCGCCATCGGCGGCGGCATCCGCATCTTCTTCTATAACTATTCGTCGGGCGCGCGCCTCTCCAACTACCTGTTGCAGGTCGAGCCGATTATTTTAGCCTCGCTGGTCTATCAGGTGCGTCCGATACTCAAGCCGGCAATGTTCGCGATGTTCGCTTTCTTCCTTGTCTACTACCTCTACTACAACACGATTTCTCTGAAGCAGGCCGTAGTCGGCTATGAAGTGGCTCAGGGATTCAGGCTGTTCCATTAA
- a CDS encoding SGNH/GDSL hydrolase family protein, with protein MTKSLIAAAILSLSCFAQAADRGAFIIDAYGDSTTAGVTSSGGKNIIAPGNEMAYLQQMLQSKYGSAIEVKNHGVPGAQAAELLYKKGTDDTSPWRERMANSSAQLILLNYAINDARHYFFKDKNAHLESPEEYGRIMTALVKEAKAHNKLVVLQEPNPICGKVERWNVWPYVYQLNAVAKAEGVPVVKQWSAIKAQRDWQSGMSADCIHPSESLYKLKAQQTFDVISASFGKQLAQPGS; from the coding sequence ATGACTAAATCACTTATTGCCGCAGCGATCCTTTCACTCTCCTGCTTCGCGCAGGCCGCCGATCGCGGCGCATTTATTATCGACGCCTACGGCGACTCCACCACGGCGGGCGTCACCTCCTCTGGCGGAAAAAATATTATCGCGCCAGGCAACGAGATGGCTTATCTGCAGCAAATGCTGCAGAGCAAATATGGCAGCGCTATTGAGGTGAAAAACCACGGCGTGCCGGGGGCGCAGGCGGCGGAGCTGCTCTACAAGAAGGGCACCGACGATACCAGCCCCTGGCGCGAGCGCATGGCGAACTCCAGCGCGCAGCTGATCCTGCTTAACTACGCCATTAACGATGCGCGTCACTACTTTTTTAAAGACAAGAACGCCCATCTGGAAAGCCCGGAAGAGTACGGCCGCATTATGACCGCGTTGGTGAAAGAGGCGAAGGCGCACAACAAGCTGGTGGTGCTGCAGGAGCCTAACCCTATCTGCGGCAAAGTCGAGCGCTGGAATGTCTGGCCCTACGTCTATCAGCTTAACGCGGTCGCGAAGGCGGAAGGCGTGCCGGTGGTGAAGCAGTGGTCGGCCATTAAGGCGCAGCGCGACTGGCAGAGCGGCATGTCGGCGGATTGCATTCATCCCTCCGAATCGCTTTATAAGCTAAAAGCGCAGCAGACCTTCGACGTCATCAGCGCCAGCTTCGGCAAACAGCTGGCGCAGCCGGGTAGCTAA
- a CDS encoding acyltransferase family protein, which produces MYVLIMVVSFCLALLILRATGFHKDVYNGSGIKSISGLRALLASIVAFSHLVHYLYSLDGNWIFDKDYFVWFSEGNFFVNAGKFGVLLFFMISAFLFYRWLDNDGMPASQLTWKLLKSRVRRIVPMFWFSGLVIILVGLVQGDLQIDAHSITDAVLWLLFVGSYHMGDFLTADVNAGVEWTLRLEWLLYLSIPLIFVVNRATRGKYKTLLILGSIGAIFCVAVALRLWGKTYTDPRPVLGFAMGYFAYIWRDRLVGFRESRVAGVACILLAIFALAFTSNAFWYLVFLCCLTAIFFVVSSGNNLLGMLENKTLMSIGEVSYSLYLIHGVVLYFIKQIPQSMVPHNMVAYTLISTLFFVLSFYVAKLTYLYVEKPFIGSSNKKKVAAEVAPTKQDRSGNPY; this is translated from the coding sequence ATGTATGTATTAATCATGGTGGTGTCGTTCTGTCTGGCGCTGCTTATTCTGCGCGCGACCGGCTTCCATAAAGATGTCTATAACGGCAGCGGCATTAAGAGCATCTCCGGGCTGCGCGCGCTGCTGGCCAGCATCGTCGCCTTTTCCCATCTGGTGCACTATCTCTATTCGCTGGACGGCAACTGGATCTTCGATAAGGACTACTTTGTCTGGTTCTCCGAAGGCAACTTTTTCGTCAACGCCGGCAAGTTCGGCGTGCTGCTGTTCTTTATGATCTCGGCGTTTCTGTTCTATCGCTGGCTGGACAACGACGGCATGCCGGCGAGCCAGCTCACCTGGAAGCTGCTGAAGTCGCGCGTGCGCCGCATCGTGCCGATGTTCTGGTTCTCCGGGCTGGTGATCATTCTGGTCGGTCTGGTGCAGGGCGATTTGCAGATCGACGCGCACAGCATTACCGACGCCGTGCTCTGGCTGCTGTTCGTCGGCAGCTATCATATGGGTGATTTTCTCACCGCTGACGTTAACGCTGGCGTGGAATGGACGCTGCGTCTTGAGTGGCTGCTCTATCTCTCTATTCCGCTGATTTTCGTGGTGAACCGTGCCACCCGCGGCAAATATAAAACCCTGCTGATCCTTGGCTCTATCGGCGCAATTTTCTGCGTCGCCGTGGCGCTGCGCCTGTGGGGCAAAACCTATACCGACCCGCGTCCGGTGCTGGGCTTTGCCATGGGCTACTTCGCCTACATCTGGCGCGACCGGCTGGTGGGCTTTAGAGAGTCGCGCGTTGCGGGGGTGGCCTGCATCCTGCTGGCGATTTTCGCGCTCGCCTTCACCAGCAACGCCTTCTGGTATCTGGTGTTCCTCTGCTGCCTGACGGCGATCTTCTTCGTGGTAAGCAGCGGCAATAACCTGCTGGGGATGCTGGAGAACAAAACCCTGATGTCGATCGGCGAGGTGAGCTACAGCCTCTATCTGATCCACGGCGTGGTGCTCTACTTCATCAAGCAGATCCCGCAGAGCATGGTGCCGCACAACATGGTGGCTTATACCCTGATCTCCACGCTGTTCTTCGTGCTCTCGTTCTACGTGGCGAAGTTGACCTATCTCTATGTTGAAAAGCCGTTTATCGGCAGCAGCAACAAGAAGAAGGTGGCGGCCGAGGTGGCGCCGACAAAGCAGGATCGCTCCGGTAACCCTTACTGA
- a CDS encoding glycosyltransferase family 2 protein, which produces MKDIRFSIVIPAYNASQSIVATLDCVKAQSYRNFEVIIVDDKSADAAALAEVVNSERYQELGINLVLSEVKLNGAGARNKGIELATGDYISFLDADDEWHADKLLETSRKIEQLEAQGKSKFVIYSQVNIYQDGSFLKVMPMQSPGKNETVAEYLFGCYGFIQTSTIVLKREDALRIQFDTRYIRHQDYDFCIRADRLGYEFVMIARPLATYHLVTKFGSKHKGESVKYSLFWLDAMKPHLTARDIDTYKAFKLPLRYKMDGKSLMASLTFARYFFLTNKDNQAYFLNRVKDKLRARLGGEKAVS; this is translated from the coding sequence ATGAAGGACATTCGTTTCTCCATTGTAATCCCCGCGTATAACGCGTCGCAGTCGATCGTCGCGACGCTGGATTGCGTCAAGGCGCAGAGCTACCGCAATTTCGAAGTGATTATCGTTGACGACAAATCCGCCGATGCGGCGGCCCTGGCGGAGGTAGTCAACAGCGAGCGCTATCAGGAGCTGGGCATTAACCTGGTGCTCTCCGAGGTGAAACTGAACGGCGCAGGCGCGCGCAACAAAGGGATTGAGCTGGCGACAGGGGACTACATCAGCTTTCTCGACGCCGACGATGAGTGGCACGCCGATAAGCTGCTTGAGACCAGCCGCAAAATCGAGCAGCTGGAAGCGCAGGGCAAAAGCAAATTTGTGATCTACAGCCAGGTGAACATCTATCAGGACGGCAGCTTCCTGAAGGTGATGCCGATGCAGTCGCCGGGCAAGAACGAAACCGTGGCGGAATATCTTTTCGGCTGTTACGGCTTTATCCAGACCAGCACCATCGTGCTGAAGCGCGAGGACGCCTTGCGCATCCAGTTTGATACGCGCTACATCCGCCATCAGGATTACGACTTCTGCATTCGCGCCGATCGCCTCGGCTATGAGTTTGTGATGATCGCGCGCCCGCTCGCCACCTACCATCTGGTCACGAAATTTGGATCCAAACATAAAGGCGAATCGGTGAAATATTCGCTTTTCTGGCTGGATGCCATGAAGCCGCACCTGACCGCGCGCGATATCGACACCTACAAGGCGTTTAAGCTGCCGCTGCGCTACAAAATGGACGGCAAATCGCTGATGGCGAGCCTGACCTTTGCGCGCTACTTCTTTCTCACCAACAAAGATAACCAGGCCTACTTCCTTAACCGCGTGAAAGACAAGTTAAGGGCGCGGCTGGGCGGTGAGAAAGCGGTTTCCTGA
- a CDS encoding glycosyltransferase family 2 protein: MTNHVGTVGIVMPMYNARQTVLRAVQSVMNQTWPDWHLYLINDKSTDDSLALVREHCNDPRITILDNEVNLGAAETRNVGLRAAKEEIIAFLDSDDEWHVDKLAQQAAAIAAGDDFVITEYHYKTKNADHDITYSKPYLQQENFVKKQYRVCFSSVCFRRPPQGIFFQRKGHEDFLFLYELFTRYKQARVIQSILVNYYELGDSLSRNKNKAAKWHLELLRIIYKNNPLKIYYYYGWYMVNGVLFTLKHR; the protein is encoded by the coding sequence ATGACGAATCATGTTGGCACCGTAGGCATTGTGATGCCGATGTATAACGCTCGCCAGACGGTTTTACGCGCCGTGCAGTCGGTAATGAACCAGACCTGGCCGGACTGGCACCTTTACCTGATCAACGACAAATCTACCGATGATTCGCTGGCGCTGGTGCGCGAGCACTGTAACGATCCGCGTATTACCATCCTCGACAACGAGGTGAACCTCGGCGCGGCGGAGACCCGTAACGTCGGGCTGCGCGCGGCGAAAGAGGAGATCATCGCCTTTCTCGACAGCGATGACGAATGGCACGTCGACAAGCTGGCGCAGCAGGCGGCCGCTATCGCCGCCGGCGACGATTTTGTGATCACCGAATATCACTACAAAACCAAAAACGCCGATCACGACATTACCTACAGCAAACCCTATCTGCAGCAGGAAAACTTCGTGAAGAAGCAGTATCGCGTCTGCTTCTCCTCGGTCTGCTTCCGCCGCCCGCCGCAGGGCATTTTCTTCCAGCGTAAAGGGCACGAAGATTTCCTGTTCCTCTACGAACTCTTCACCCGATATAAACAGGCGCGCGTGATCCAGAGCATCCTCGTCAACTACTACGAATTAGGCGATTCCCTTTCGCGCAACAAGAATAAAGCGGCGAAATGGCACCTGGAATTATTAAGAATTATCTATAAAAACAATCCTTTAAAAATCTATTACTATTACGGCTGGTATATGGTGAACGGCGTGCTGTTTACCCTCAAGCATCGATAA
- a CDS encoding glycosyltransferase: MKKIVLVIKDAYSYAGTENICNFMSECLGETHDVTIYSLEGSGKTFYPFEHVKEIVSFEGHSNPIKSIVKRIHSEEVDSVFLISMGRLSVMFAFWSLLSGKKKRFKAYACEHIAINSFSKPIKLLKYLLLRYYDRVIVLTDKDHQVFSRWRIPSKQIPNPVVYKAFERTSRSRQALAVGRLDHQKGFDLLLDIWRDFAQTHPEWTLVIAGDGELRQQLEDQAAALGISGRVNFVGRVSNINDYYRDSDMALMTSRYEGLPLVLLEAKSWSLPVVAYDCPTGPQEIINQGEDGFLVPMNDKATFLARMDQLASDDALFYAMSQKTKITALKFDGKQIKQSWLALV; encoded by the coding sequence ATGAAAAAAATCGTCCTGGTGATCAAAGATGCCTATTCGTACGCCGGCACTGAGAACATCTGTAACTTTATGTCCGAGTGTCTGGGCGAAACGCATGACGTCACCATCTATTCGCTGGAAGGCAGCGGTAAAACCTTCTATCCCTTTGAGCACGTGAAAGAGATCGTCAGCTTCGAGGGGCACAGCAATCCGATCAAAAGCATCGTCAAACGCATTCACAGCGAAGAGGTCGATAGCGTATTTCTTATCAGCATGGGGCGCCTGAGCGTGATGTTCGCCTTCTGGAGCCTGCTCTCCGGCAAGAAGAAGCGCTTCAAGGCCTATGCCTGTGAACATATCGCCATCAACTCCTTCAGCAAGCCGATCAAACTCCTCAAGTACCTGCTGCTGCGCTACTACGATCGGGTCATCGTCCTGACCGACAAAGACCACCAGGTCTTTTCCCGCTGGCGCATTCCGAGCAAGCAAATTCCCAATCCGGTGGTCTACAAAGCCTTTGAGCGCACCTCGCGCAGCCGTCAGGCGCTGGCGGTGGGCCGTCTCGATCATCAGAAAGGGTTCGATCTGCTGCTCGATATCTGGCGCGACTTCGCGCAGACCCATCCGGAATGGACGCTGGTCATCGCCGGCGACGGCGAACTGCGCCAGCAGCTGGAAGATCAGGCGGCGGCGCTCGGCATCAGCGGCCGCGTCAACTTTGTCGGCCGCGTCAGCAATATCAACGACTACTACCGCGACAGCGATATGGCGCTGATGACCTCGCGCTATGAAGGGCTGCCGCTGGTGCTGCTGGAAGCCAAATCCTGGTCGCTGCCGGTGGTGGCCTATGACTGCCCGACCGGCCCGCAGGAGATTATCAACCAGGGCGAAGATGGCTTCCTGGTGCCGATGAATGACAAAGCGACCTTCCTGGCGCGCATGGATCAGCTCGCCAGCGACGACGCGCTCTTCTACGCCATGAGTCAGAAAACAAAAATTACCGCGCTGAAATTTGACGGTAAGCAGATCAAGCAGAGCTGGCTGGCGCTGGTTTAA